A region from the Ammospiza nelsoni isolate bAmmNel1 chromosome 1, bAmmNel1.pri, whole genome shotgun sequence genome encodes:
- the GATAD1 gene encoding GATA zinc finger domain-containing protein 1, with product MPLGLKPTCSVCRSTSSSMWKKGGQGEILCNNCTARSAPPPAAAFATTSAAAAQHSNGGGSGGGGGGGGKQSKQEIHRRSARLRNTKYKSAPAAEKKVSTKGKGRRHIFKLKNPIKAPESVSTIITAESIFYKGVYYQIGDVVSVVDEQDGRTYYAQIRGFIQDQYCEKSAALTWLIPTQASPKDCFDPASYIIGPEEDLPRKMEYLEFVCHAPSEYFKSRSSPFPTVPTRPEKGYIWTHVGPTPAISIKETVANNL from the exons ATGCCGCTGGGGCTGAAGCCCACCTGCAGCGTGTGCCGCAGCACGTCCTCCTCCATGTGGAAGAAGGGCGGGCAGGGCGAGATCCTGTGCAACAACTGCACGGCCCGCtcggcgccgccgcccgccgccgccttcGCCACCACCTCGGCGGCcgctgctcagcacagcaacggtggcggcagcggcggcggaggcggcggcggtGGGAAGCAG AGCAAGCAGGAGATCCACCGGCGCTCGGCGCGGCTCAGGAACACCAAGTACAAGTCTGCGCCCGCTGCGGAGAAGAAGGTTTCCACCAAGGGCAAGGGCAGGAGGCACATCTTCAAACTGAAGAAT CCCATCAAGGCTCCTGAGTCTGTATCCACTATAATTACAGCAGAATCAATCTTTTATAAG GGTGTGTACTACCAAATTGGAGATGTTGTTTCAGTGGTTGATGAGCAGGATGGAAGAACATACTACGCTCAGATCCGTGGGTTTATTCAGGACCAATACTGTGAAAAGAGTGCTGCACTAACCTGGCTCATTCCTACACAAGCCAGCCCCAAAGACTGTTTTGACCCAGCATCCTATATCATAG gacCAGAAGAAGATCTCCCaagaaaaatggaatatttaGAATTTGTTTGTCATGCACCTTCGGAATACTTCAAATCTCGGTCATCTCCCTTCCCTACTGTTCCTACAAGGCCAGAGAAGGGTTATATATGGACTCATGTGGGACCTACTCCTGCCATCTCCATTAAAGAAACTGTagcaaataatttataa